The nucleotide window AACAACCGCGCCAGAAGCCCCACGAGGCCGGCTTCCTCGGCGATTTTTAAAAGACCGAGCCACATGGCCATAAGACCTATAAGTTCAAAGGCCAGATTTACGGCCGTCTGCGCCGCCTCGAGGGACGCTTCGGTAACTACTTCAATACGACCGTTATAGCCGGCTACGATAATTCCGGAAAGGAGCATCAAAAGCCAGATAAGATTAACCATTTGCCTTTCCCTCCATAATTTACCTTCCTGGTAACATTTATGAAGGGGGGTTATTATCTAGAACCCTCCCCTTTGGCCCTGAAAAATTAAAAACCCCGGCATTTAAAACCGGGGAAGATTAACCTATGGTAGTTATGTCATTCTCCTCCCTGGGGCCGGATAACCATCTTCGTCCGCCCGGCGGCAGGAGCATTATCGCCGTTTCCCTTTTCCTTTTTATTTTTTCCCATAAATTCCTGAAGCTTCTCCAGTACCTGGGGGGCGACATCAATTATACGGTCGACGACGGCATTGCCGTCGACCGGCAGCAGGCGAATTTGCTCCTTCCCTACCACCAGGAAACCAACTGGCTGGACGGAAACGCCGGCACCACTGCCGCCGCCGAAGGGCAAAGATTTACCGTTTCCTCCGCCGTCTTCCTGGGGCGGTTCATATTCGCTGCCGCCGGCGACAAAACCAGCCGAAACCCTGGATACGGGAACTATTACATGGCCGTCAGGGGTTTCTATGGGTTCGCCGACTACGGTATTGACATCTACCA belongs to Moorella humiferrea and includes:
- the ytfJ gene encoding GerW family sporulation protein; the protein is MPEHPIEALMKTAMESIKDMVDVNTVVGEPIETPDGHVIVPVSRVSAGFVAGGSEYEPPQEDGGGNGKSLPFGGGSGAGVSVQPVGFLVVGKEQIRLLPVDGNAVVDRIIDVAPQVLEKLQEFMGKNKKEKGNGDNAPAAGRTKMVIRPQGGE